The following is a genomic window from Candidatus Methylomirabilota bacterium.
CTAGGAGCCTGTCGGAGTAATGGGTTTGACGACACTGCGACGAAGAATGCGATCGCGCACTTGGCTCAGGATCAACGATCTCGATCCGACCAATACGTTTCGTACCCCCAAAATCGACGTCGGAGCATTTCTCCGACAGGCTCCTAGCCCGAACCATTCACGAGACAACGCCACCCTGGTCTACTCAGCCCTCGCCTCAGGGCTGCGCCCCTCAGCTCGAACTGCGGCCCTCTCCCTCTCTGAGGGAGAGGGATTCATTTTGATCCCTCGCCCCCGGAGGGGGAGAGGGCAGGGTGAGGGGGAGGCCAGAATGGGGTATGCGCGCTCGCCAATAGCCCAGGCTAGCGTGCTCAACCCCCGCTAGGGCGACGCGAGGACTCTGCGGAGCCAGCGACCGATGTCCGCGATCTCTTCCGCGCAGACCGTGTGCGGCATCGGGTATTCCTTCCACTCCACCGCGTAGCCGAGCGCTCGTAGCGCGTCGCGGGACTGTGAAGCCCTGGCCAGCGGGATGAGCGGATCGTGGAGGCCGTGGCACATCAGGATGGGGACGGTGCGGTTCGCGGGGCTCGCCTCGGCGGCCAGCCTGTCGGCGAGAGGCAGATAGGTCGAGAGGGCGAGAAGGCCGGCGAGTCGCTCGGGGTAGCGGAGCCCGGTTTGAAGCGCGACGGCGCCGCCCTGAGAGAACCCGGCCAGGACGATGGAGGCGGCGCCGATGCCGCTGGCTTTCTCCCGCGCCACCAGGGCCTCGACGCATGACTGGGAGGCCCGGATGCCGGCCTCGTCCTCGCGCCCATCGCCGGTGACGTCGTACCAGGCCCGCATCACAGCAAAGCCATTGATGGTGACCGGCATGAGGGGCGCGTGTGGAAAGACGAACCGAACGGGTAGGGAGCCCAGAAGTCCGAGCTCGGGCACGATGGGCTCGAAGTCATGTCCGTCGGCTCCCAGCCCATGCAGCCAGATGATGGAGGCACGCGGCGAGGGGCCGGACTCGATCTCGACGGTTTCGAGCAGCTCGCTCATGCCGCCGTCCAGCCGCGAGTGAGCGCGGCCACACGCGCCATCAAGTCATCCTGGTCGAGCGTGGCGAGCCTCTTGTCCTGCACGATCCGGCGGCCGTGGACCCAGACGTCGGTCACGGCCTGGGGCGACATGGCGTAGACGACGCTCTTGAGAAGATTCCCGGGTGGATGCAGCGACGGGTGCGTCAGGTCCACGGCGACCAAATCGGCGAGCA
Proteins encoded in this region:
- a CDS encoding carboxylesterase — protein: MSELLETVEIESGPSPRASIIWLHGLGADGHDFEPIVPELGLLGSLPVRFVFPHAPLMPVTINGFAVMRAWYDVTGDGREDEAGIRASQSCVEALVAREKASGIGAASIVLAGFSQGGAVALQTGLRYPERLAGLLALSTYLPLADRLAAEASPANRTVPILMCHGLHDPLIPLARASQSRDALRALGYAVEWKEYPMPHTVCAEEIADIGRWLRRVLASP